The Roseibaca calidilacus genome has a window encoding:
- a CDS encoding flagellar basal body P-ring protein FlgI has translation MIARICLSLALLLLPVTAHADRLKDLSSVYGVRINQLVGYGVVVGLSGSGDGNSGLTLQSLESLISRLGLQVSARDLNARNAAAVMVTAELGPFMKEGQALDVTVSTVGSAKSLQGGTLLMTPLLGADGEIYGIAQGNLVVGGLGVEGNDGSSLTVNIPTVGRIPGGATVERVVDTPLMDNEYILLNLHRADFSTAAAVQQAIDDSFGPGTAVAIDGSSIKVRAPADPGSRIGFLGMLENIRVTPDAPPARVVVNSRTGTVVIGGNVRVTPAAVTHGSLTVRVTEDFNVDQGATVVAGDDGQVVVPGDPVVTPDTEIDVQQDPARAFVFDPGVSLSSLVDAINAVGASPSDLVAILEALRQAGALRAELMVI, from the coding sequence ATGATCGCGCGCATCTGCCTGTCGCTTGCATTGCTGTTGCTGCCCGTGACCGCCCATGCGGACCGGCTGAAAGACCTGTCATCGGTTTACGGTGTGCGGATCAACCAGCTTGTTGGCTATGGCGTGGTCGTGGGCCTGTCGGGCAGCGGCGATGGCAATAGCGGGCTGACGCTGCAATCGCTGGAATCGCTGATCTCTCGGCTTGGGTTGCAGGTCAGCGCGCGCGATCTGAACGCGCGCAACGCGGCGGCTGTTATGGTCACGGCCGAACTTGGGCCGTTCATGAAGGAAGGGCAGGCGCTGGATGTGACCGTTTCGACCGTTGGCAGCGCGAAATCCTTGCAGGGCGGCACGTTGCTGATGACCCCGCTTCTGGGCGCGGATGGCGAAATCTACGGCATTGCGCAAGGCAATCTTGTCGTGGGCGGTTTGGGCGTAGAGGGCAATGACGGATCGTCGCTGACCGTGAACATCCCGACCGTGGGGCGCATTCCGGGCGGGGCCACCGTGGAACGTGTGGTCGATACGCCGTTGATGGACAATGAATACATCCTGCTGAACCTGCACCGGGCCGATTTCTCGACCGCGGCGGCGGTGCAACAGGCGATTGATGACAGCTTTGGCCCCGGCACCGCCGTGGCGATTGACGGGTCCTCCATAAAGGTGCGCGCGCCGGCGGATCCGGGATCGCGGATCGGGTTCCTTGGTATGCTGGAAAATATCCGCGTAACGCCAGATGCCCCGCCTGCGCGCGTTGTGGTCAATTCGCGTACAGGCACCGTGGTGATTGGTGGCAATGTGCGGGTTACGCCTGCGGCGGTGACACATGGGTCGCTGACCGTGCGCGTGACCGAGGATTTCAACGTGGACCAAGGCGCAACCGTGGTGGCGGGCGACGATGGTCAGGTGGTCGTGCCGGGTGACCCTGTCGTGACGCCCGACACAGAGATTGACGTGCAACAAGACCCCGCGCGCGCCTTCGTGTTCGACCCCGGTGTGTCGCTGTCATCACTGGTTGATGCCATCAACGCGGTCGGCGCCAGCCCGTCCGATCTTGTCGCCATTCTGGAAGCGCTGCGCCAAGCGGGTGCCTTGCGCGCAGAGCTTATGGTCATCTGA
- the flgG gene encoding flagellar basal-body rod protein FlgG, producing MSTNAMHVARTGLDAQQTRLQVITNNLANVNTTGFKRDRASFETLLYQTHRPAGAQTSDQTALTGPMAVGTGVRVVATEKIHTQGAMNMTGNALDMAIDGRGFFQVLMPDGRVGYTRDGGFSRNADGMLTTDSGYLLQPEINIPPDAMSISISNDGIVSVLLPGQVDAQEVGQVELASFANPRGLAPIGENLLTQTTASGEAVLGVPNGDGMGKLVQGSLEASNVNVVQELVDMIETQRAYEINSRSISASDEMLSYLSNRL from the coding sequence ATGTCAACCAATGCCATGCATGTTGCCCGCACCGGGCTGGATGCCCAGCAAACCCGTTTGCAGGTCATCACAAACAACCTTGCCAACGTCAATACGACCGGGTTCAAGCGGGATCGCGCCAGCTTTGAAACGCTGCTGTATCAAACCCACCGCCCGGCGGGGGCGCAGACCTCTGACCAGACCGCGCTGACCGGCCCGATGGCCGTGGGCACCGGCGTGCGCGTGGTGGCAACCGAAAAGATCCACACCCAAGGCGCGATGAACATGACCGGCAACGCGTTGGACATGGCGATCGACGGGCGCGGGTTCTTTCAGGTTCTTATGCCGGATGGGCGCGTGGGGTATACCCGCGATGGCGGCTTTTCGCGCAATGCCGATGGCATGTTGACCACCGATAGCGGCTACCTGTTGCAACCCGAAATCAACATCCCGCCCGATGCCATGTCGATCAGCATTTCGAATGATGGGATTGTGTCGGTCCTGCTGCCCGGACAGGTCGACGCGCAAGAAGTGGGTCAGGTGGAACTGGCCAGCTTTGCCAACCCGCGCGGCTTGGCACCCATCGGGGAAAACCTGCTGACGCAGACGACTGCCTCGGGCGAGGCAGTTCTGGGCGTGCCCAATGGCGATGGCATGGGCAAGCTGGTGCAAGGCTCGCTCGAAGCCTCGAATGTCAATGTGGTCCAAGAGCTGGTCGATATGATCGAAACCCAGCGCGCCTATGAGATCAATTCGCGCTCCATCTCTGCCTCGGATGAGATGCTGAGCTATCTCTCCAACAGATTGTGA
- a CDS encoding flagellar hook-basal body complex protein, with product MDRLVYTALNSLANMRDDRVVSAQNLANISVPGFRRDLPNDGASRFLEALGNTSSRAFQLESGVHGFSRAPGPLEQTGDPMDMAIADAGFFLIEPANGGEMALSRRGDMQVDPDGNLRNGSGDLMLSADMQPIALPPFRDIVVDDLGQIYITPLDGAPGERVAVAMLGTVNPPEDLALRKSPDGHIRRLDDEALPPPDQQARIVQGMREGSNVNATTELIASIELQRRFEINLRMVQTARDVDEAGSTLLRPPDG from the coding sequence ATGGACAGGCTTGTCTATACCGCGCTGAATTCGTTGGCGAATATGCGCGATGACCGCGTGGTTTCGGCGCAGAACCTTGCGAATATATCGGTGCCGGGGTTTCGGCGGGATCTGCCCAATGATGGCGCGTCCCGCTTTCTAGAGGCGCTCGGCAACACCAGCTCTCGGGCGTTCCAGTTGGAAAGCGGGGTGCATGGTTTTTCGCGTGCCCCCGGCCCGCTGGAACAGACCGGCGACCCGATGGATATGGCGATTGCCGATGCGGGGTTCTTCCTGATCGAGCCCGCCAATGGCGGCGAGATGGCCCTGTCCCGGCGCGGCGATATGCAGGTGGACCCGGATGGCAACCTGCGCAACGGGTCGGGCGATCTGATGCTCAGCGCCGATATGCAGCCCATTGCCCTGCCGCCGTTTCGTGACATCGTTGTCGATGATCTGGGCCAGATCTATATCACACCGCTGGACGGTGCGCCGGGCGAGCGTGTGGCGGTGGCCATGTTGGGCACCGTCAACCCGCCCGAGGATTTGGCGCTGCGCAAATCGCCCGATGGCCATATTCGGCGGCTGGATGACGAAGCATTGCCCCCGCCCGACCAGCAAGCCCGCATCGTGCAGGGTATGCGCGAGGGCAGCAATGTGAATGCCACGACAGAATTGATCGCATCTATCGAATTGCAGCGCCGCTTCGAGATCAACCTGCGCATGGTCCAGACTGCCCGCGATGTGGACGAAGCCGGATCGACCCTGTTGCGCCCGCCGGATGGCTGA
- a CDS encoding flagellar basal body L-ring protein FlgH — protein MLRPLILLLPLAACSTYLEDKAGLDYAPVYQEAVPTASRTTGGIFHQEAHGLFVSDRRANAVGDVLTVQFVERLQASKSQTASSGRASNFEMTLPSLLPGGLTGAELGHSTAQDFSGRGAATQSNSLTGRLSVGVVRVLPNGHLEVMGQKRLALNNGAEYVRLTGIVRPEDIGSDNVVTSDRLAHADIRYIGAGDVADTGQQGWLSRVLTAVNPI, from the coding sequence ATGCTGCGTCCTTTGATCCTGCTTTTGCCGCTGGCCGCCTGTTCGACCTATCTGGAAGACAAGGCTGGCCTTGACTATGCCCCCGTTTATCAGGAAGCGGTGCCAACGGCGTCGCGCACCACGGGCGGAATTTTCCATCAAGAGGCGCATGGGCTGTTCGTCAGTGACCGCCGCGCCAATGCGGTGGGCGATGTGCTGACGGTGCAATTCGTCGAGCGGCTTCAAGCCAGCAAATCACAAACCGCCAGTTCTGGCCGCGCCTCGAATTTCGAGATGACCTTGCCATCGCTTCTGCCCGGCGGGTTGACCGGCGCAGAGCTTGGACATTCCACCGCGCAGGATTTTTCCGGGCGCGGGGCGGCGACGCAGTCCAATTCCCTGACCGGGCGGCTGAGTGTGGGCGTGGTGCGTGTGCTGCCAAATGGCCATCTGGAAGTGATGGGGCAAAAGCGGCTGGCGCTGAATAACGGGGCCGAATATGTGCGCCTGACAGGCATTGTCCGCCCAGAGGATATTGGTTCAGACAACGTGGTCACATCCGACCGCTTGGCCCATGCCGATATTCGCTATATCGGCGCTGGCGATGTGGCCGATACGGGGCAGCAAGGCTGGCTGTCGCGGGTGCTGACAGCGGTAAACCCGATATGA